One window of Kryptolebias marmoratus isolate JLee-2015 linkage group LG3, ASM164957v2, whole genome shotgun sequence genomic DNA carries:
- the LOC108251705 gene encoding sodium/calcium exchanger 1-like isoform X6, with the protein MSQAGTLLLLFLLTIISAAGGSPLTLTSNSTADNHTRCGGGTECIEGVILPVWKPLNPAFTDRLARATIYFVGLAYMFLGVSIIADRFMASIEVITSQERKITIKKPNGEKITTTVRIWNETVSNLTLMALGSSAPEILLSVVEVCGHNFDAGELGPNTIVGSAAFNMFVIIGLCVSVIPDGETRKVKHLRVFFVTATWSVFAYTWLYLILAVFSPGVVEIWEGLLTLFFFPFCVGLAYVADRRLLFYKYVYKRYRAGKQKGMIIETEGEPELPSKVNVEMDGKMLNSHGDELLDGEARCEMKEMDEEETRREMARILKELKQKHPEKEMEQLMELANYHLLTQQQKSRAFYRCQATRIMTGAGNVLKKHAADQAKRITQHDICSEVSVNSFSSKVFFDPGSYQCLENCGSVALNVVRRGGDLTTTLSVNYRTEDGTANAGSDYRFTEGTVVFKPGETEKEICVDIIDDDIFEEDEHFLVHLSNVRVQSDDPISHKTNHVDTVAGLGLSCTATVTIFDDDHAGIFTFEEPVVTVSESIGMMEVKVMRNSGARGVVMVPYKTIEGTAKGGGEDFEDTYGVLEFENDEILKTISVKIIDQEEYDKKASFYVELQEPYWDRRRWTGGFIRTGRDIYRKVQGRDRPAPSAVISITDGLCEDTLTKKEEEERRIAEMGRPILGEHVRLEVTIEESYEFKNMVDKLIKKTNLALVIGTNSWREQFVEAITVSSGDDDDDEDSEKLPSCFDYVMHFLTVFWKLLFAFVPPTDYWNGWACFVISIFVIGLLTAVIGDLASHFGCTVGLKDSVTAVVFVALGTSVPDTFASKVAAIQDQYADASIGNVTGSNAVNVFLGIGVAWSIAAVYHYTQGQEFKVNPGTLAFSVTLFTIFAFICIAVLIYRRRPSIGGELGGPRVPKMLTTCLFFSLWLMYIIFSSLEAYCHVKGF; encoded by the exons ATGAGTCAAGCTGGGAccttgttgctgctttttttactCACCATCATCTCAGCTGCAGGAGGCTCACCTCTGACCCTAACCTCCAACAGCACAGCTGACAACCACACCAGGTGCGGTGGCGGCACAGAGTGCATCGAAGGCGTCATCCTGCCCGTGTGGAAGCCATTAAACCCGGCCTTCACCGACCGACTGGCCAGAGCCACCATTTACTTTGTGGGACTGGCCTATATGTTCCTGGGAGTCTCCATCATAGCTGATCGTTTCATGGCGTCCATCGAGGTGATCACCTCACAAGAGAGGAAGATCACCATAAAGAAACCAAATGGTGAAAAAATCACCACGACGGTTCGGATTTGGAACGAGACCGTGTCCAACCTGACCCTGATGGCGCTGGGTTCATCTGCACCTGAGATCCTCCTGTCAGTCGTGGAGGTTTGTGGTCACAACTTTGACGCCGGTGAGCTGGGTCCCAACACCATCGTAGGAAGTGCTGCCTTCAACATGTTTGTCATCATCGGCCTGTGCGTGTCCGTCATCCCCGACGGAGAGACCCGGAAGGTCAAACATCTGCGGGTCTTCTTCGTCACCGCCACCTGGAGCGTTTTTGCTTACACCTGGCTCTACCTGATCCTGGCCGTCTTTTCTCCAGGGGTTGTTGAGATATGGGAGGGGCTTCTGacgctcttcttcttcccctTTTGTGTTGGATTGGCTTACGTGGCAGACCGCAGACTTCTTTTCTACAAATATGTATACAAACGATACCGAGCCGGGAAGCAGAAAGGAATGATTATTGAGACTGAAGGCGAGCCGGAGCTGCCATCGAAGGTCAACGTTGAAATGGACGGAAAAATGCTGAACTCTCACGGTGATGAACTGTTGGATGGGGAGGCAAGGTGTGAGATGAAGGAGATGGATGAGGAGGAGACCCGCAGAGAGATGGCCAGgatcctgaaggagctgaaacagaaacatccagAGAAGGAGATGGAGCAGCTGATGGAACTAGCTAATTATCATCTTTTAACCCAGCAGCAGAAGAGTCGAGCCTTTTACCGGTGCCAGGCGACCAGGATCATGACAGGAGCGGGGAATGTCCTGAAGAAACATGCTGCTGACCAGGCCAAGAGGATCACCCAGCATGACATCTGCTCGGAGGTGTCAGTGAACAGCTTCTCCTCCAAGGTCTTCTTTGACCCTGGATCCTACCAGTGTCTGGAGAACTGCGGCAGCGTGGCACTTAACGTGGTCCGGAGAGGTGGAGATTTAACAACTACACTCTCTGTGAACTACCGGACTGAAGATGGCACCGCCAACGCTGGCTCAGACTACCGGTTCACAGAGGGAACTGTTGTGTTCAAACCAGGCGAGACTGAAAAGGAAATCTGCGTTGATATTATTGATGACGACATCTTTGAGGAGGATGAGCACTTCCTGGTTCACCTCAGCAACGTGAGGGTCCAATCAGATGATCCAATCAGCCACAAGACAAACCACGTCGATACCGTCGCAGGGTTGGGGCTGTCGTGCACGGCCACCGTCACCATCTTTGACGACGATCATGCTGGGATCTTCACCTTCGAGGAGCCGGTGGTGACCGTGAGCGAGAGCATTGGGATGATGGAGGTGAAGGTGATGCGGAACTCAGGCGCTCGAGGCGTTGTGATGGTTCCGTACAAAACCATCGAAGGGACAGCAAAAGGAGGCGGAGAAGACTTTGAGGACACGTACGGAGTGCTGGAATTTGAGAATGATGAGATCTT GAAAACCATATCTGTTAAAATAATTGACCAGGAGGAGTACGATAAGAAGGCCAGCTTCTACGTGGAGCTTCAGGAGCCGTACTGGGACAGGAGGAGATGGACAG GAGGATTCATCAGGACAG GTAGAGACATCTACAGGAAGGTCCAGGGCCGAGACCGCCCCGCCCCCTCTGCTGTCATCAGCATCACAG ATGGGTTGTGTGAGGACACTTTGacgaagaaggaggaggaggagcggaggATTGCAGAGATGGGCAGACCGATACTCGGCGAACACGTTCGTCTGGAGGTGACCATCGAGGAGTCCTACGAGTTTAAG AACATGGTGGATAAACTCATTAAGAAGACCAACCTGGCTCTGGTGATCGGGACCAACAGCTGGAGGGAGCAGTTTGTGGAGGCCATCACCGTCAGCTCCG gtgatgatgatgatgatgaagacagTGAAAAGCTCCCCTCGTGTTTCGATTACGTCATGCACTTCCTCACCGTCTTCTGGAAGCTTCTGTTCGCCTTCGTTCCTCCCACCGACTACTGGAACGGCTGGGCCTGCTTCGTCATCTCCATCTTCGTCATCGGCCTCCTGACTGCTGTCATCGGAGACTTGGCGTCTCATTTCGGCTGCACCGTGGGCCTCAAAGACTCTGTCACTGCAGTGGTGTTTGTCGCTTTGGGTACTTCGGTTCCAG ACACCTTCGCCAGTAAAGTGGCCGCCATCCAGGACCAGTACGCCGACGCCTCCATTGGGAATGTGACAGGAAGTAACGCGGTTAATGTCTTCTTGGGAATCGGAGTGGCGTGGTCCATCGCCGCCGTCTACCACTACACCCAGGGCCAGGAGTTCAAGGTGAACCCAGGGACGCTGGCCTTCTCCGTCACACTCTTCACCATTTTCGCCTTCATTTGCATCGCCGTCCTGATTTACCGCCGCAGACCCTCGATCGGCGGCGAACTGGGCGGTCCGCGGGTCCCGAAAATGCTGACGACCTGCCTGTTCTTCAGCCTGTGGTTGATGTACATCATCTTCTCGTCGCTGGAAGCCTACTGCCACGTGAAGGGCTTCTAG
- the LOC108251705 gene encoding sodium/calcium exchanger 1-like isoform X3 yields MSQAGTLLLLFLLTIISAAGGSPLTLTSNSTADNHTRCGGGTECIEGVILPVWKPLNPAFTDRLARATIYFVGLAYMFLGVSIIADRFMASIEVITSQERKITIKKPNGEKITTTVRIWNETVSNLTLMALGSSAPEILLSVVEVCGHNFDAGELGPNTIVGSAAFNMFVIIGLCVSVIPDGETRKVKHLRVFFVTATWSVFAYTWLYLILAVFSPGVVEIWEGLLTLFFFPFCVGLAYVADRRLLFYKYVYKRYRAGKQKGMIIETEGEPELPSKVNVEMDGKMLNSHGDELLDGEARCEMKEMDEEETRREMARILKELKQKHPEKEMEQLMELANYHLLTQQQKSRAFYRCQATRIMTGAGNVLKKHAADQAKRITQHDICSEVSVNSFSSKVFFDPGSYQCLENCGSVALNVVRRGGDLTTTLSVNYRTEDGTANAGSDYRFTEGTVVFKPGETEKEICVDIIDDDIFEEDEHFLVHLSNVRVQSDDPISHKTNHVDTVAGLGLSCTATVTIFDDDHAGIFTFEEPVVTVSESIGMMEVKVMRNSGARGVVMVPYKTIEGTAKGGGEDFEDTYGVLEFENDEIFKIIQLKIIDDEEYEKNKNFFLEIGEPQLLEMSERKALLLQEVGGFIRTGRDIYRKVQGRDRPAPSAVISITDGLCEDTLTKKEEEERRIAEMGRPILGEHVRLEVTIEESYEFKNMVDKLIKKTNLALVIGTNSWREQFVEAITVSSGDDDDDEDSEKLPSCFDYVMHFLTVFWKLLFAFVPPTDYWNGWACFVISIFVIGLLTAVIGDLASHFGCTVGLKDSVTAVVFVALGTSVPDTFASKVAAIQDQYADASIGNVTGSNAVNVFLGIGVAWSIAAVYHYTQGQEFKVNPGTLAFSVTLFTIFAFICIAVLIYRRRPSIGGELGGPRVPKMLTTCLFFSLWLMYIIFSSLEAYCHVKGF; encoded by the exons ATGAGTCAAGCTGGGAccttgttgctgctttttttactCACCATCATCTCAGCTGCAGGAGGCTCACCTCTGACCCTAACCTCCAACAGCACAGCTGACAACCACACCAGGTGCGGTGGCGGCACAGAGTGCATCGAAGGCGTCATCCTGCCCGTGTGGAAGCCATTAAACCCGGCCTTCACCGACCGACTGGCCAGAGCCACCATTTACTTTGTGGGACTGGCCTATATGTTCCTGGGAGTCTCCATCATAGCTGATCGTTTCATGGCGTCCATCGAGGTGATCACCTCACAAGAGAGGAAGATCACCATAAAGAAACCAAATGGTGAAAAAATCACCACGACGGTTCGGATTTGGAACGAGACCGTGTCCAACCTGACCCTGATGGCGCTGGGTTCATCTGCACCTGAGATCCTCCTGTCAGTCGTGGAGGTTTGTGGTCACAACTTTGACGCCGGTGAGCTGGGTCCCAACACCATCGTAGGAAGTGCTGCCTTCAACATGTTTGTCATCATCGGCCTGTGCGTGTCCGTCATCCCCGACGGAGAGACCCGGAAGGTCAAACATCTGCGGGTCTTCTTCGTCACCGCCACCTGGAGCGTTTTTGCTTACACCTGGCTCTACCTGATCCTGGCCGTCTTTTCTCCAGGGGTTGTTGAGATATGGGAGGGGCTTCTGacgctcttcttcttcccctTTTGTGTTGGATTGGCTTACGTGGCAGACCGCAGACTTCTTTTCTACAAATATGTATACAAACGATACCGAGCCGGGAAGCAGAAAGGAATGATTATTGAGACTGAAGGCGAGCCGGAGCTGCCATCGAAGGTCAACGTTGAAATGGACGGAAAAATGCTGAACTCTCACGGTGATGAACTGTTGGATGGGGAGGCAAGGTGTGAGATGAAGGAGATGGATGAGGAGGAGACCCGCAGAGAGATGGCCAGgatcctgaaggagctgaaacagaaacatccagAGAAGGAGATGGAGCAGCTGATGGAACTAGCTAATTATCATCTTTTAACCCAGCAGCAGAAGAGTCGAGCCTTTTACCGGTGCCAGGCGACCAGGATCATGACAGGAGCGGGGAATGTCCTGAAGAAACATGCTGCTGACCAGGCCAAGAGGATCACCCAGCATGACATCTGCTCGGAGGTGTCAGTGAACAGCTTCTCCTCCAAGGTCTTCTTTGACCCTGGATCCTACCAGTGTCTGGAGAACTGCGGCAGCGTGGCACTTAACGTGGTCCGGAGAGGTGGAGATTTAACAACTACACTCTCTGTGAACTACCGGACTGAAGATGGCACCGCCAACGCTGGCTCAGACTACCGGTTCACAGAGGGAACTGTTGTGTTCAAACCAGGCGAGACTGAAAAGGAAATCTGCGTTGATATTATTGATGACGACATCTTTGAGGAGGATGAGCACTTCCTGGTTCACCTCAGCAACGTGAGGGTCCAATCAGATGATCCAATCAGCCACAAGACAAACCACGTCGATACCGTCGCAGGGTTGGGGCTGTCGTGCACGGCCACCGTCACCATCTTTGACGACGATCATGCTGGGATCTTCACCTTCGAGGAGCCGGTGGTGACCGTGAGCGAGAGCATTGGGATGATGGAGGTGAAGGTGATGCGGAACTCAGGCGCTCGAGGCGTTGTGATGGTTCCGTACAAAACCATCGAAGGGACAGCAAAAGGAGGCGGAGAAGACTTTGAGGACACGTACGGAGTGCTGGAATTTGAGAATGATGAGATCTT CAAAATAATTCAGCTCAAAATAATCGATGATGAGGAGTATGAGAAGAACAAGAACTTCTTCCTAGAAATCGGGGAGCCGCAGCTGCTGGAGATGAGTGAACGGAAAG CTCTGTTGCTTCAGGAAGTCG GAGGATTCATCAGGACAG GTAGAGACATCTACAGGAAGGTCCAGGGCCGAGACCGCCCCGCCCCCTCTGCTGTCATCAGCATCACAG ATGGGTTGTGTGAGGACACTTTGacgaagaaggaggaggaggagcggaggATTGCAGAGATGGGCAGACCGATACTCGGCGAACACGTTCGTCTGGAGGTGACCATCGAGGAGTCCTACGAGTTTAAG AACATGGTGGATAAACTCATTAAGAAGACCAACCTGGCTCTGGTGATCGGGACCAACAGCTGGAGGGAGCAGTTTGTGGAGGCCATCACCGTCAGCTCCG gtgatgatgatgatgatgaagacagTGAAAAGCTCCCCTCGTGTTTCGATTACGTCATGCACTTCCTCACCGTCTTCTGGAAGCTTCTGTTCGCCTTCGTTCCTCCCACCGACTACTGGAACGGCTGGGCCTGCTTCGTCATCTCCATCTTCGTCATCGGCCTCCTGACTGCTGTCATCGGAGACTTGGCGTCTCATTTCGGCTGCACCGTGGGCCTCAAAGACTCTGTCACTGCAGTGGTGTTTGTCGCTTTGGGTACTTCGGTTCCAG ACACCTTCGCCAGTAAAGTGGCCGCCATCCAGGACCAGTACGCCGACGCCTCCATTGGGAATGTGACAGGAAGTAACGCGGTTAATGTCTTCTTGGGAATCGGAGTGGCGTGGTCCATCGCCGCCGTCTACCACTACACCCAGGGCCAGGAGTTCAAGGTGAACCCAGGGACGCTGGCCTTCTCCGTCACACTCTTCACCATTTTCGCCTTCATTTGCATCGCCGTCCTGATTTACCGCCGCAGACCCTCGATCGGCGGCGAACTGGGCGGTCCGCGGGTCCCGAAAATGCTGACGACCTGCCTGTTCTTCAGCCTGTGGTTGATGTACATCATCTTCTCGTCGCTGGAAGCCTACTGCCACGTGAAGGGCTTCTAG
- the LOC108251705 gene encoding sodium/calcium exchanger 1-like isoform X1 — protein sequence MSQAGTLLLLFLLTIISAAGGSPLTLTSNSTADNHTRCGGGTECIEGVILPVWKPLNPAFTDRLARATIYFVGLAYMFLGVSIIADRFMASIEVITSQERKITIKKPNGEKITTTVRIWNETVSNLTLMALGSSAPEILLSVVEVCGHNFDAGELGPNTIVGSAAFNMFVIIGLCVSVIPDGETRKVKHLRVFFVTATWSVFAYTWLYLILAVFSPGVVEIWEGLLTLFFFPFCVGLAYVADRRLLFYKYVYKRYRAGKQKGMIIETEGEPELPSKVNVEMDGKMLNSHGDELLDGEARCEMKEMDEEETRREMARILKELKQKHPEKEMEQLMELANYHLLTQQQKSRAFYRCQATRIMTGAGNVLKKHAADQAKRITQHDICSEVSVNSFSSKVFFDPGSYQCLENCGSVALNVVRRGGDLTTTLSVNYRTEDGTANAGSDYRFTEGTVVFKPGETEKEICVDIIDDDIFEEDEHFLVHLSNVRVQSDDPISHKTNHVDTVAGLGLSCTATVTIFDDDHAGIFTFEEPVVTVSESIGMMEVKVMRNSGARGVVMVPYKTIEGTAKGGGEDFEDTYGVLEFENDEIFKIIQLKIIDDEEYEKNKNFFLEIGEPQLLEMSERKALLLQEVGGFIRTDKQLFGRDIYRKVQGRDRPAPSAVISITDGLCEDTLTKKEEEERRIAEMGRPILGEHVRLEVTIEESYEFKNMVDKLIKKTNLALVIGTNSWREQFVEAITVSSGDDDDDEDSEKLPSCFDYVMHFLTVFWKLLFAFVPPTDYWNGWACFVISIFVIGLLTAVIGDLASHFGCTVGLKDSVTAVVFVALGTSVPDTFASKVAAIQDQYADASIGNVTGSNAVNVFLGIGVAWSIAAVYHYTQGQEFKVNPGTLAFSVTLFTIFAFICIAVLIYRRRPSIGGELGGPRVPKMLTTCLFFSLWLMYIIFSSLEAYCHVKGF from the exons ATGAGTCAAGCTGGGAccttgttgctgctttttttactCACCATCATCTCAGCTGCAGGAGGCTCACCTCTGACCCTAACCTCCAACAGCACAGCTGACAACCACACCAGGTGCGGTGGCGGCACAGAGTGCATCGAAGGCGTCATCCTGCCCGTGTGGAAGCCATTAAACCCGGCCTTCACCGACCGACTGGCCAGAGCCACCATTTACTTTGTGGGACTGGCCTATATGTTCCTGGGAGTCTCCATCATAGCTGATCGTTTCATGGCGTCCATCGAGGTGATCACCTCACAAGAGAGGAAGATCACCATAAAGAAACCAAATGGTGAAAAAATCACCACGACGGTTCGGATTTGGAACGAGACCGTGTCCAACCTGACCCTGATGGCGCTGGGTTCATCTGCACCTGAGATCCTCCTGTCAGTCGTGGAGGTTTGTGGTCACAACTTTGACGCCGGTGAGCTGGGTCCCAACACCATCGTAGGAAGTGCTGCCTTCAACATGTTTGTCATCATCGGCCTGTGCGTGTCCGTCATCCCCGACGGAGAGACCCGGAAGGTCAAACATCTGCGGGTCTTCTTCGTCACCGCCACCTGGAGCGTTTTTGCTTACACCTGGCTCTACCTGATCCTGGCCGTCTTTTCTCCAGGGGTTGTTGAGATATGGGAGGGGCTTCTGacgctcttcttcttcccctTTTGTGTTGGATTGGCTTACGTGGCAGACCGCAGACTTCTTTTCTACAAATATGTATACAAACGATACCGAGCCGGGAAGCAGAAAGGAATGATTATTGAGACTGAAGGCGAGCCGGAGCTGCCATCGAAGGTCAACGTTGAAATGGACGGAAAAATGCTGAACTCTCACGGTGATGAACTGTTGGATGGGGAGGCAAGGTGTGAGATGAAGGAGATGGATGAGGAGGAGACCCGCAGAGAGATGGCCAGgatcctgaaggagctgaaacagaaacatccagAGAAGGAGATGGAGCAGCTGATGGAACTAGCTAATTATCATCTTTTAACCCAGCAGCAGAAGAGTCGAGCCTTTTACCGGTGCCAGGCGACCAGGATCATGACAGGAGCGGGGAATGTCCTGAAGAAACATGCTGCTGACCAGGCCAAGAGGATCACCCAGCATGACATCTGCTCGGAGGTGTCAGTGAACAGCTTCTCCTCCAAGGTCTTCTTTGACCCTGGATCCTACCAGTGTCTGGAGAACTGCGGCAGCGTGGCACTTAACGTGGTCCGGAGAGGTGGAGATTTAACAACTACACTCTCTGTGAACTACCGGACTGAAGATGGCACCGCCAACGCTGGCTCAGACTACCGGTTCACAGAGGGAACTGTTGTGTTCAAACCAGGCGAGACTGAAAAGGAAATCTGCGTTGATATTATTGATGACGACATCTTTGAGGAGGATGAGCACTTCCTGGTTCACCTCAGCAACGTGAGGGTCCAATCAGATGATCCAATCAGCCACAAGACAAACCACGTCGATACCGTCGCAGGGTTGGGGCTGTCGTGCACGGCCACCGTCACCATCTTTGACGACGATCATGCTGGGATCTTCACCTTCGAGGAGCCGGTGGTGACCGTGAGCGAGAGCATTGGGATGATGGAGGTGAAGGTGATGCGGAACTCAGGCGCTCGAGGCGTTGTGATGGTTCCGTACAAAACCATCGAAGGGACAGCAAAAGGAGGCGGAGAAGACTTTGAGGACACGTACGGAGTGCTGGAATTTGAGAATGATGAGATCTT CAAAATAATTCAGCTCAAAATAATCGATGATGAGGAGTATGAGAAGAACAAGAACTTCTTCCTAGAAATCGGGGAGCCGCAGCTGCTGGAGATGAGTGAACGGAAAG CTCTGTTGCTTCAGGAAGTCG GAGGATTCATCAGGACAG ACAAACAGCTGTTTG GTAGAGACATCTACAGGAAGGTCCAGGGCCGAGACCGCCCCGCCCCCTCTGCTGTCATCAGCATCACAG ATGGGTTGTGTGAGGACACTTTGacgaagaaggaggaggaggagcggaggATTGCAGAGATGGGCAGACCGATACTCGGCGAACACGTTCGTCTGGAGGTGACCATCGAGGAGTCCTACGAGTTTAAG AACATGGTGGATAAACTCATTAAGAAGACCAACCTGGCTCTGGTGATCGGGACCAACAGCTGGAGGGAGCAGTTTGTGGAGGCCATCACCGTCAGCTCCG gtgatgatgatgatgatgaagacagTGAAAAGCTCCCCTCGTGTTTCGATTACGTCATGCACTTCCTCACCGTCTTCTGGAAGCTTCTGTTCGCCTTCGTTCCTCCCACCGACTACTGGAACGGCTGGGCCTGCTTCGTCATCTCCATCTTCGTCATCGGCCTCCTGACTGCTGTCATCGGAGACTTGGCGTCTCATTTCGGCTGCACCGTGGGCCTCAAAGACTCTGTCACTGCAGTGGTGTTTGTCGCTTTGGGTACTTCGGTTCCAG ACACCTTCGCCAGTAAAGTGGCCGCCATCCAGGACCAGTACGCCGACGCCTCCATTGGGAATGTGACAGGAAGTAACGCGGTTAATGTCTTCTTGGGAATCGGAGTGGCGTGGTCCATCGCCGCCGTCTACCACTACACCCAGGGCCAGGAGTTCAAGGTGAACCCAGGGACGCTGGCCTTCTCCGTCACACTCTTCACCATTTTCGCCTTCATTTGCATCGCCGTCCTGATTTACCGCCGCAGACCCTCGATCGGCGGCGAACTGGGCGGTCCGCGGGTCCCGAAAATGCTGACGACCTGCCTGTTCTTCAGCCTGTGGTTGATGTACATCATCTTCTCGTCGCTGGAAGCCTACTGCCACGTGAAGGGCTTCTAG